A genomic stretch from Pseudomonas sp. MUP55 includes:
- a CDS encoding LysR family transcriptional regulator, with product MDRFNAMRVFTRIVELGGFAKAADSLQLPRASVTILIKQLEAHLGVQLLQRTTRQVSPTLDGAAYYQRCVQLLTDLEETEAVFSSRRQNPRGTLSIDMPSGIGRLIVIPALPTFTALYPQIELDIGLNDRPVDLIREGVDCVLRGGPALDESLVARPLAMMHQLTLASPAYLQRRGMPASLDDLDRHQMIEYVSSASGKRFGLEFQIGTQMRTLNLAKVVAVNSSDGYFAACEAGYGLIQAPHYHAMKQLAEGTLVEVLPQVAVPNMALTALYPPHRQLSQRVRVFVDWLVKLCAEPGNGLRR from the coding sequence GTGGACCGTTTCAATGCCATGCGCGTCTTCACCCGAATCGTAGAGCTCGGCGGTTTTGCCAAGGCGGCAGACAGCCTGCAACTGCCGCGCGCTTCGGTGACGATCCTGATCAAGCAACTGGAGGCCCACCTCGGCGTGCAACTGCTGCAGCGCACCACACGCCAGGTCAGCCCGACCCTGGACGGCGCGGCGTACTATCAGCGTTGCGTGCAGTTGCTGACGGACCTTGAGGAAACCGAGGCGGTGTTCTCCTCGCGCCGGCAAAACCCACGCGGCACCTTGAGCATCGATATGCCATCGGGCATCGGCCGTTTGATCGTGATCCCGGCGCTGCCGACGTTCACCGCGCTGTACCCGCAGATCGAGCTGGATATTGGCCTCAATGACCGCCCAGTGGATTTGATCCGTGAAGGGGTCGATTGCGTACTGCGCGGTGGCCCGGCGCTGGACGAATCGCTGGTGGCGCGACCGCTGGCGATGATGCACCAGTTGACGCTGGCCAGCCCCGCGTACCTGCAGCGCAGGGGCATGCCCGCCAGCCTGGACGACCTGGATCGGCACCAGATGATCGAATACGTCTCCAGCGCCAGCGGCAAGCGCTTTGGCCTGGAATTCCAGATCGGCACCCAAATGCGCACGCTGAACTTGGCGAAGGTGGTCGCGGTGAACAGTTCCGACGGGTATTTCGCCGCCTGTGAAGCCGGTTACGGGCTGATCCAGGCCCCGCATTACCACGCCATGAAGCAACTGGCCGAGGGCACGCTGGTGGAGGTGCTGCCGCAAGTGGCGGTGCCGAACATGGCGCTGACCGCGCTGTACCCCCCCCATCGACAGTTGTCCCAGCGGGTACGGGTGTTTGTCGACTGGCTGGTGAAGCTGTGCGCCGAGCCGGGCAACGGTTTGCGCCGCTAG
- a CDS encoding AraC family transcriptional regulator, which yields MNSSSALVDWLLDSLELNTSLFHVGRYCGDWHASTHGLARASFHLIVQGQCWLHIDGQPAHFLDNGDAVFLLRDLPYRLSGADTAAGAQQCPRRPMLALDSNATDGVGLVCGFFDFQSGLSAMIVDSLPAWIILRAGDPSLTAARNLFELILQECERLPAPSSALLERLCHLLFLYVLRQQVLDNTELGGLAALGRQPAFSNLLEQLIARPAENWTLESMAACTGLSRSAFFKRFNELCGQSPGQVLLMMRMRHACQLFKTDQTVADVSLAVGYQSVAAFTRAFHKVTGQQPGAYRRAQS from the coding sequence ATGAATTCGTCCAGTGCACTTGTCGATTGGTTATTAGACAGCCTCGAACTGAACACCAGCCTGTTTCACGTCGGTCGCTATTGCGGCGATTGGCACGCAAGCACCCATGGCCTGGCGCGTGCGAGTTTTCATCTGATCGTACAAGGCCAGTGCTGGCTGCATATCGACGGCCAACCGGCGCACTTCCTCGACAACGGCGATGCCGTGTTCCTGCTGCGCGACCTGCCCTATCGGCTCTCCGGCGCAGACACCGCAGCAGGCGCCCAACAATGCCCGCGCCGCCCGATGCTGGCGCTCGACAGCAATGCTACGGACGGGGTGGGCCTGGTCTGCGGCTTCTTCGATTTCCAGTCCGGGCTGTCGGCGATGATAGTCGACAGCCTGCCCGCCTGGATCATCCTGCGCGCCGGTGACCCGTCGTTGACCGCCGCGCGCAATCTGTTCGAACTGATCCTGCAGGAGTGCGAGCGCCTGCCCGCGCCCTCTTCGGCCTTGCTCGAACGGCTGTGCCATCTGCTGTTTCTGTATGTGTTGCGCCAACAAGTGCTCGATAACACCGAATTGGGCGGCCTGGCGGCACTCGGTCGGCAACCGGCATTTTCCAATTTGCTGGAGCAGTTGATCGCACGCCCGGCCGAGAACTGGACGCTGGAAAGCATGGCCGCCTGCACCGGGCTGTCACGCTCGGCGTTTTTCAAGCGGTTCAATGAACTGTGCGGGCAGTCACCGGGCCAGGTGCTGTTGATGATGCGCATGCGCCACGCCTGCCAGTTGTTCAAGACGGACCAGACCGTGGCGGATGTATCGCTGGCGGTGGGTTATCAATCGGTGGCGGCGTTTACCCGGGCCTTTCATAAAGTCACCGGGCAGCAACCGGGGGCCTATCGTCGCGCACAAAGCTAG
- a CDS encoding carboxymuconolactone decarboxylase family protein: MSRVPLLTPETAPEAAKPFLENALKTSGFIPNLLAVLANAPAALETYVTVSGLNAKSALSLADREVVQLIAATQHGCDFCVAGHTAVARNKAKLPEEVIEALRQRGELPDARYETLAAFTREVIATRGDVSDAGYDAFRAAGYTDGQALEVILGVSLATLCNFANVFARTPLNPELAQYRWEQRAS, translated from the coding sequence ATGTCCCGTGTACCGCTGCTCACCCCTGAAACCGCGCCGGAAGCGGCCAAGCCCTTCCTGGAAAACGCGCTGAAGACCTCGGGGTTCATTCCCAACCTGCTCGCCGTACTGGCCAATGCCCCTGCGGCGCTGGAAACCTATGTCACCGTGTCCGGCCTGAATGCCAAGTCAGCCTTGAGCCTGGCTGATCGTGAAGTGGTGCAACTGATTGCCGCCACCCAACACGGTTGCGATTTCTGTGTGGCCGGGCACACCGCCGTGGCACGTAACAAAGCCAAGCTGCCCGAAGAAGTCATCGAGGCGCTGCGCCAGCGCGGTGAGTTGCCCGATGCCCGCTATGAGACACTCGCCGCGTTTACCCGTGAAGTGATCGCCACCCGTGGCGATGTCAGCGATGCTGGCTATGACGCGTTCCGCGCCGCCGGCTACACCGACGGGCAGGCGCTGGAGGTTATTCTGGGGGTCAGCCTGGCCACGTTGTGCAACTTCGCCAACGTGTTTGCGCGCACGCCGTTGAACCCGGAACTGGCGCAGTACCGTTGGGAACAACGGGCGAGCTGA
- a CDS encoding acyl-CoA dehydrogenase family protein produces the protein MLDPLLSRWLDVQAQALDVGSCDPQEVLPRLAEANILRIGVPKALGGLGGDVTGAVDAIAHVASHSLAAAFVCWGQRSFIEYLLQSPNARLREQLLPDLISGRLAGATGLSNAMKFLSGIEALQISAEPTDHGWTLNGRLHWVTNLRKSGFVAAAAIEHAGGGAPFILAIPDSVAGLQRSRDLELLGLQSSNTAALGLEGVELSRDWLLHEDARQFLPAVRPAFLGLQCGMSIGLARRSLAEVAHHLGALRTVLRDELEALRVTLDHLVSELKNGLLAGRFAAEPVPLFKLRIALAETAASAVQLELQASGGKAYLTAHGSGFARRWRESAFVPIVTPSLVQLRTELQRQANL, from the coding sequence ATGCTTGACCCACTCTTGAGCCGATGGCTCGATGTTCAAGCGCAGGCCCTGGACGTGGGCAGTTGCGATCCACAGGAAGTGCTGCCACGGCTGGCAGAAGCCAATATATTGCGCATCGGCGTGCCCAAGGCCCTTGGCGGCCTGGGCGGCGACGTGACCGGTGCCGTGGACGCCATCGCCCATGTCGCCAGCCATTCCCTGGCGGCGGCGTTCGTTTGCTGGGGCCAGCGTTCCTTTATCGAATACCTGCTGCAAAGCCCCAACGCGCGGCTGCGCGAGCAACTGCTGCCGGACTTGATCAGCGGCAGGCTGGCCGGTGCCACCGGGCTGTCGAATGCGATGAAGTTTTTGTCCGGCATCGAGGCGCTGCAGATCAGCGCCGAGCCCACCGATCACGGCTGGACCCTCAACGGTCGCCTGCATTGGGTGACCAACCTGCGCAAGAGTGGCTTCGTCGCCGCTGCGGCCATCGAACACGCCGGGGGCGGCGCGCCGTTTATCCTGGCCATTCCGGATTCGGTGGCCGGCTTGCAGCGCTCCCGTGACCTGGAGTTGCTCGGCTTGCAATCGAGCAATACCGCCGCCCTCGGTCTGGAAGGCGTGGAGCTGAGCCGCGACTGGCTGCTGCACGAAGACGCGCGGCAGTTCCTGCCCGCCGTACGCCCGGCGTTCCTGGGCTTGCAGTGCGGTATGTCGATCGGGCTAGCCCGCCGTTCCCTGGCGGAGGTGGCCCATCACCTGGGCGCGTTGCGCACCGTGTTGCGTGACGAACTCGAAGCGCTGCGCGTGACCCTGGATCACCTGGTCAGCGAACTCAAGAATGGCCTGCTGGCCGGGCGGTTCGCCGCTGAGCCGGTGCCGTTGTTCAAGCTGCGCATCGCCCTGGCCGAAACCGCGGCCAGCGCCGTGCAGCTGGAGTTGCAGGCCAGCGGCGGCAAGGCCTACCTCACCGCCCATGGCAGCGGCTTTGCCAGGCGCTGGCGCGAATCGGCGTTCGTGCCCATCGTCACGCCCAGCCTGGTGCAACTGCGGACCGAGCTGCAACGCCAGGCCAACCTATGA
- a CDS encoding ABC transporter ATP-binding protein: protein MTPSVLTAQGVCLGYASGPVLEGFDLQLQPGEVVSILGPSGVGKSSLLRVLAGLQAPQAGRVSVLGEPLSGPHPRVAVAFQDPSLLPWLNLEKNVAFGLDFARQPHLGSEERRQRVDHAIAAVGLEHARHQFPAQLSGGMAQRTALARCLARQPQVLLLDEPFGALDEVTRADMQHLLLKVNREQGSAAVLITHDIDEALLLSDRILLLGNRPARTLGEWHIDLPQPREEQVEAIGALRIEILKTLRQASRPQPNPLEQLEPSHVPG from the coding sequence ATGACCCCGTCGGTATTGACGGCCCAGGGTGTGTGCCTGGGGTATGCCAGCGGCCCGGTATTGGAAGGCTTCGACCTGCAGTTGCAGCCCGGCGAAGTGGTGTCGATCCTCGGTCCCAGCGGCGTGGGCAAGTCCAGCCTGTTGCGCGTGCTGGCCGGCTTGCAGGCGCCTCAGGCTGGCCGCGTAAGCGTGCTGGGTGAACCGCTGAGTGGCCCGCATCCACGGGTGGCGGTGGCGTTTCAGGACCCCAGCCTGCTGCCCTGGCTGAACCTGGAAAAGAATGTCGCCTTCGGCCTGGATTTCGCCCGGCAACCGCACCTTGGCAGCGAAGAACGCCGCCAGCGTGTGGACCATGCGATTGCCGCTGTAGGCCTGGAACACGCCCGTCATCAATTCCCCGCGCAGTTGTCCGGCGGCATGGCCCAGCGCACCGCGTTGGCCCGCTGCCTGGCCCGCCAGCCACAGGTGCTGCTGCTGGATGAGCCGTTCGGCGCGCTGGACGAAGTGACCCGCGCCGATATGCAGCACCTGTTGCTCAAGGTCAACCGCGAGCAGGGCTCGGCGGCGGTGTTGATCACCCACGACATCGACGAAGCGCTGCTGTTGTCCGACCGCATTCTGCTGCTGGGCAACCGCCCGGCACGCACCCTCGGTGAATGGCATATTGACCTGCCGCAACCGCGTGAGGAGCAGGTCGAAGCCATTGGCGCGCTGCGCATCGAGATTCTCAAAACCTTACGGCAGGCGAGCCGCCCTCAACCCAACCCCCTTGAACAACTGGAGCCTAGCCATGTGCCTGGATGA
- a CDS encoding ABC transporter substrate-binding protein, translated as MCLDDLTHSRRDFLKLSAVLSAAGALPLLSSLQARAASEPDAPVRIGYLPITDATPLLVAHNNGLFEAEGIKAERPVLLRSWAQVIEAFISGQVNVIHLLSPMTVWARYGSKVPAKVVAWNHVGGSGLTVAPGITDVKQLGGKSVAIPFWYSIHNVVVQQLFRDNGLTPVARATGSALGANEVNLIVLPPSDMPPALASKRIDGYIVAEPFNALAENLKVGRVQRFTGDVWRNHACCVVFMHEHDLTNRPEWSQKVVNAIVKAQVWTRDHREEAVKLLSKDGPNRYTPHAEPVLSKVLAPAAGDRAGYLADGAIQHANWDEHRIDFQPYPFPSYTEELVRRLKDTLIEGDKRFLADLDPAFVAKDLVDDRFVRNAIEAVGGMQTFGLPEGYARHEEIGV; from the coding sequence ATGTGCCTGGATGACCTGACCCACTCGCGCCGTGACTTTCTCAAACTTTCCGCGGTGCTCAGCGCCGCCGGCGCCTTGCCGTTGCTGAGCAGCCTGCAGGCGCGTGCGGCCAGTGAGCCCGACGCACCGGTGCGCATCGGCTACCTGCCGATCACCGACGCCACGCCGTTGTTGGTGGCGCACAACAACGGGCTGTTCGAAGCCGAGGGCATCAAGGCCGAGCGCCCGGTGCTGCTGCGCAGCTGGGCCCAGGTGATCGAGGCGTTTATTTCCGGCCAGGTCAACGTGATTCACCTGTTGTCGCCGATGACCGTGTGGGCGCGCTATGGCAGCAAGGTGCCGGCCAAGGTGGTGGCATGGAATCACGTCGGCGGTTCGGGCCTGACCGTGGCGCCGGGGATCACCGACGTGAAGCAGTTGGGCGGCAAGTCGGTGGCGATTCCGTTCTGGTATTCGATTCATAACGTGGTGGTGCAGCAGTTGTTCCGCGACAACGGCCTCACCCCGGTCGCGCGTGCGACGGGCAGTGCGCTTGGCGCCAATGAGGTCAACCTGATCGTGCTGCCGCCTTCGGACATGCCGCCGGCACTGGCCAGCAAGCGCATCGACGGCTATATCGTCGCCGAACCGTTCAACGCCCTGGCGGAGAACCTCAAGGTCGGCCGAGTGCAGCGCTTTACCGGCGATGTGTGGCGCAACCATGCGTGCTGCGTGGTGTTCATGCACGAGCATGACCTGACCAATCGCCCGGAGTGGTCGCAGAAGGTGGTGAATGCCATCGTCAAGGCCCAGGTGTGGACCCGCGACCATCGCGAAGAGGCAGTGAAGCTGCTGTCCAAGGACGGCCCGAACCGCTACACGCCGCATGCCGAACCGGTGTTGAGCAAGGTGCTCGCGCCTGCCGCTGGCGACCGCGCCGGTTACCTGGCCGATGGCGCGATCCAGCACGCCAACTGGGACGAGCACCGCATCGACTTCCAGCCTTACCCATTCCCCAGCTACACCGAAGAACTGGTCCGCCGCCTTAAAGACACCTTGATCGAAGGCGACAAGCGCTTTCTCGCCGACCTCGACCCGGCGTTCGTTGCCAAGGACCTGGTGGACGACCGCTTTGTGCGCAACGCCATCGAGGCCGTCGGCGGCATGCAGACCTTCGGCCTGCCTGAGGGTTATGCGCGGCATGAGGAGATTGGCGTTTGA
- a CDS encoding ABC transporter permease, translating to MAWPGWLLGLGGLAGLLVLWWLGVKLFGEADGLSARFSLSATFSSLWELLGRGELYVHIAVSLKRIFVGLFLALLVGVPLGLLVGSSRNLEAATTPAFQFLRMISPLSWMPIVVMLMGVGDQPIYFLLAFAAVWPIMLNTAAGVRQLDPRWLQLSKSLSATRWETLRRVIIPGVVGHVLTGVRLAIGILWIVLVPCEMLGVSAGLGYYILDTRDRLAYSELMAMVLLIGLLGFALDALARWLHQRWVHAG from the coding sequence GTGGCGTGGCCGGGCTGGTTGCTCGGGTTGGGTGGCCTGGCAGGGTTGCTGGTGCTCTGGTGGCTGGGGGTGAAACTGTTTGGCGAAGCCGACGGCCTGTCGGCGCGTTTTTCCCTGTCGGCGACTTTCAGCAGCCTGTGGGAATTGCTCGGGCGCGGTGAGTTGTATGTGCACATTGCGGTCAGCCTCAAGCGCATCTTCGTCGGGCTGTTCCTGGCCTTGCTGGTGGGCGTGCCGTTGGGCCTGCTGGTGGGCAGCTCGCGCAACCTGGAGGCGGCGACCACGCCGGCCTTCCAGTTTTTGCGCATGATCTCGCCGCTGTCCTGGATGCCGATCGTGGTGATGCTGATGGGGGTAGGGGACCAGCCGATCTATTTCCTGCTGGCATTCGCTGCGGTGTGGCCGATCATGCTCAACACCGCGGCCGGCGTGCGTCAGCTCGACCCGCGCTGGCTGCAATTGAGCAAGAGCTTGAGTGCGACGCGCTGGGAGACGTTGCGCCGGGTGATCATTCCTGGCGTGGTGGGGCATGTGTTGACCGGCGTGCGCCTGGCCATCGGCATTCTGTGGATCGTGCTGGTGCCGTGCGAGATGCTGGGGGTGAGTGCGGGGCTGGGGTATTACATCCTCGATACCCGTGACCGGCTGGCGTATTCGGAACTGATGGCGATGGTGCTGCTGATCGGGCTGCTGGGGTTTGCGCTGGATGCCCTGGCGCGGTGGCTGCATCAGCGCTGGGTGCATGCAGGGTAA
- a CDS encoding fe2+ zn2+ uptake regulation protein, giving the protein MYNPQVPTDGHSPTAEANFGNGPQGFGKTPEQQGNQRIRHLLKCFGLRTSLIRLKVIDALLTAAGNQRTLGVRGVHSHLLELGIPLSFLSVREVLKRLSSEGVITLNADKSYSLHEEAARVLEGHV; this is encoded by the coding sequence ATGTACAACCCTCAAGTGCCCACGGATGGACATTCACCGACCGCCGAGGCCAATTTCGGCAACGGCCCGCAAGGGTTCGGCAAGACGCCCGAACAGCAGGGCAACCAGCGTATTCGCCACCTGCTCAAGTGTTTCGGCCTGCGCACCAGCCTGATCCGGCTGAAGGTCATCGACGCCCTGCTCACCGCGGCCGGCAACCAGCGCACCCTTGGCGTGCGCGGTGTGCACAGCCATTTACTGGAACTGGGCATCCCGCTGTCGTTTCTCAGTGTGCGCGAGGTGCTCAAGCGCCTGAGCAGCGAGGGCGTGATCACCCTCAATGCCGACAAGAGCTACAGCCTCCACGAAGAGGCTGCCAGAGTGCTGGAGGGGCACGTCTGA
- a CDS encoding acylase produces the protein MIIFNGLSRVCVTGLLLGMSLAASAREQVPQAQASAQIRRTTYGVPHIRAGDERGLGFGIGYAYAQDNLCLLANEVVTVNGQRARFFGPEQATLEERNNLASDVFFTWLNTPDAVEAFWNAQTPQIRERIEGYVAGYNRYLKEQGAPAQCQAAWVRPLVKEDLVKLTRRLLVEGGVGQFAEALVGATPPQATAAVQPGAKAFDLAAAQQQRFALDRGSNAVAVGKDRSFNGRGMLLANPHFPWVGGMRFYEMHLTIPGQLDVMGAALPGLPVVNIGFNQHVAWTHTVDTSKHFTLYRLTLDPKDSTRYLLDGKSLPLDKTTLTVQAKQADGSLKEVTHTVYSSQFGPVVQWPGKLDWDKQYAFSLRDANLGNDRVLQQWYAMNRAGSLTELQTSVHTLQGIPWVNTLAADDQGQSLYMNLSVVPNVSAAKLAQCSDPRVGLQMIMLDGSRSACAWDIDPRAAQAGIFPAAQLPQLQRSDYVQHSNDSAWMVNPKAPLTGFSPVISQDNIGLGPRARFALQRLQSLEKQPITVSDLQAMVMDNEVYLAGQVMPDLLQFCAKHLGNDAATLQPLCTSLKRWDQRANLDSGLGLVHFINLVEHLQQIPDAWRVAFDPAHPLTTPSGLAIDRAPVAKALREAMLASSSAVDKLGLNRWGDIQLSGQTPIHGGPQELGIYNAMQTVPRADGKREVVSGTSYLQIVTFDDKGPQAVGVLAFSESSNPQSNHAKDQTQAFSEKKLRPLPFTEAQIKADPQYQEQRIQE, from the coding sequence GTGATTATTTTCAACGGGTTGTCCAGGGTATGCGTGACAGGGCTGTTGCTGGGAATGAGCCTGGCCGCATCGGCGCGTGAGCAAGTGCCTCAGGCGCAGGCATCGGCGCAGATCCGGCGTACCACCTACGGCGTGCCGCACATCCGCGCTGGCGATGAACGCGGCCTGGGCTTCGGCATCGGCTATGCGTATGCCCAGGACAACCTGTGTCTGCTGGCCAATGAAGTGGTCACGGTGAACGGTCAACGTGCGCGGTTCTTCGGCCCCGAGCAGGCCACCCTGGAGGAGCGCAACAACCTTGCCAGTGATGTGTTCTTTACCTGGCTGAACACACCGGACGCGGTCGAGGCGTTCTGGAACGCGCAGACGCCGCAGATCCGCGAGCGTATCGAAGGCTACGTGGCCGGCTACAACCGTTATCTGAAAGAGCAGGGCGCACCGGCGCAGTGTCAGGCAGCGTGGGTGCGTCCGTTGGTCAAGGAGGACCTGGTCAAGCTGACCCGCAGGTTGCTGGTAGAAGGTGGCGTCGGTCAATTCGCCGAAGCGCTGGTAGGCGCCACACCTCCCCAGGCCACCGCCGCCGTGCAGCCTGGCGCGAAGGCATTCGACTTGGCCGCCGCCCAACAGCAGCGCTTCGCCCTTGACCGCGGCAGCAATGCCGTCGCGGTGGGTAAGGATCGCTCCTTCAACGGGCGCGGGATGTTGCTGGCCAACCCGCATTTTCCGTGGGTGGGCGGCATGCGCTTTTACGAGATGCACCTGACCATCCCCGGCCAGCTGGATGTGATGGGCGCGGCGCTGCCAGGGTTGCCGGTGGTCAATATCGGCTTCAACCAGCACGTGGCGTGGACGCACACGGTAGACACTTCCAAGCATTTCACCCTGTATCGCCTGACGCTCGACCCCAAGGATTCCACCCGCTACCTGCTCGACGGCAAGTCCTTGCCCCTGGATAAAACCACGCTGACGGTACAGGCCAAACAAGCCGACGGCAGCCTCAAGGAAGTCACCCATACGGTCTACAGTTCGCAGTTCGGCCCGGTGGTGCAGTGGCCCGGCAAGCTGGACTGGGACAAGCAATACGCCTTCAGCCTGCGCGACGCCAACCTTGGCAACGACCGCGTGCTGCAACAGTGGTACGCCATGAACCGCGCCGGCAGCCTCACCGAACTGCAAACCTCGGTACACACGCTGCAAGGCATCCCGTGGGTCAACACCCTGGCCGCCGATGACCAGGGCCAGAGCCTGTACATGAACCTCTCGGTGGTGCCCAACGTCAGTGCCGCCAAGCTCGCGCAATGCAGCGACCCGCGTGTGGGCCTGCAAATGATCATGCTCGACGGCAGCCGCAGCGCCTGCGCTTGGGACATTGACCCTCGCGCCGCGCAAGCGGGGATCTTCCCGGCCGCCCAACTGCCGCAACTGCAGCGCAGCGACTATGTGCAGCACTCCAACGACTCCGCCTGGATGGTCAACCCCAAGGCGCCGCTCACCGGCTTCTCCCCGGTGATCAGCCAGGACAACATCGGCCTCGGCCCCCGTGCCCGGTTCGCCCTGCAGCGCCTGCAATCACTGGAGAAACAGCCGATCACCGTCAGCGACCTGCAAGCCATGGTCATGGACAACGAGGTGTACCTCGCCGGGCAAGTCATGCCGGACCTGCTGCAGTTCTGCGCCAAGCACCTGGGCAACGATGCCGCGACGCTCCAGCCACTGTGCACCAGCCTTAAAAGGTGGGACCAACGCGCCAACCTCGACAGCGGCCTGGGCCTGGTGCACTTCATCAACCTGGTGGAACACCTGCAGCAAATCCCCGATGCCTGGCGCGTCGCCTTCGATCCGGCCCACCCGCTGACCACCCCCAGCGGCCTGGCCATCGACCGCGCGCCCGTGGCCAAAGCCCTGCGCGAAGCCATGCTCGCCTCAAGCAGCGCCGTCGACAAACTCGGCCTGAACCGCTGGGGCGACATCCAGCTCTCCGGCCAAACCCCCATCCACGGCGGCCCGCAAGAACTGGGCATCTACAACGCCATGCAAACCGTGCCCCGCGCCGACGGCAAACGCGAAGTCGTCAGCGGCACCAGCTACCTGCAAATCGTCACCTTCGACGACAAAGGCCCTCAGGCCGTAGGCGTACTGGCGTTCTCCGAGTCCAGCAACCCCCAGTCGAACCACGCCAAGGACCAGACCCAAGCCTTCTCCGAGAAAAAGCTGCGCCCACTGCCATTCACCGAAGCCCAGATCAAGGCCGATCCGCAGTATCAGGAACAACGCATCCAGGAGTAG
- a CDS encoding AAA family ATPase: MNFQKLSVSNWHALGRIEIDLSRRVTILTGANGSGKTSLLRLLAMHAQWAASDFGVPGEKSAVESPSTHITYKTIGELEYSNGQITDVLVSEQGIRKHLALSKAQVVNSFFVSSHRPPLRYDTPTGIKIDDSPDLKKALELSRDGQKSAIEGTKDNFTASIKNTLFAWLVAGYGVKSSDKYILHPVDECRRYFEGFQSILRIAVPRQFKFESIEVGVGAEVVFVCNGGRDRFILESASGGLAAVIEIAWMLYLQQLNVEGGEEFTAIIDEIENHLHPSIQRTILPDLVAAFPLARFVVSTHSPLVVSSVFEANVYALRFDEWSRANSELLDFKEKARTAAQILDEVLGVTVTVPVWVEEQLAIVVNDYSQRPVTEVIFSDLREELKSRGLEDFLPQTITAVVSQK, encoded by the coding sequence ATGAACTTTCAAAAACTCTCGGTCAGCAACTGGCATGCCTTGGGAAGGATAGAAATTGATCTAAGTCGCCGAGTTACTATTCTCACTGGCGCGAATGGAAGCGGGAAAACTTCCTTGCTTCGACTGCTCGCGATGCATGCCCAATGGGCGGCCAGTGATTTTGGTGTTCCTGGCGAGAAATCGGCGGTGGAGTCCCCCTCGACACATATTACATATAAGACTATTGGAGAGCTTGAATATTCCAATGGTCAAATAACTGATGTTTTGGTGAGCGAACAGGGGATTCGCAAGCATCTCGCTCTTTCGAAGGCTCAGGTTGTTAATAGCTTTTTTGTGTCTTCGCATCGGCCTCCACTTCGATATGACACCCCAACCGGTATTAAAATAGATGATAGCCCTGATCTAAAAAAAGCATTGGAGTTGTCGAGGGATGGACAAAAATCTGCTATTGAAGGAACGAAAGATAATTTCACTGCTTCAATAAAAAACACTCTGTTTGCGTGGTTGGTTGCTGGGTATGGCGTTAAGTCTAGCGATAAATATATACTCCATCCAGTAGATGAATGTCGGAGGTACTTTGAAGGTTTCCAGAGTATTTTGCGTATTGCAGTACCTCGTCAATTCAAGTTTGAGTCTATTGAGGTGGGTGTTGGTGCAGAGGTAGTTTTCGTATGTAATGGTGGGCGTGATCGTTTTATTCTTGAGAGTGCGTCGGGAGGTCTCGCAGCTGTAATTGAAATCGCATGGATGCTGTACCTTCAGCAGCTCAATGTGGAGGGGGGCGAGGAATTTACCGCGATAATTGATGAAATTGAAAATCATCTACACCCCAGTATTCAAAGAACGATTCTTCCAGATTTAGTTGCCGCATTTCCTCTTGCAAGGTTCGTAGTTAGTACTCATAGTCCGCTCGTAGTGTCTTCTGTATTTGAAGCAAATGTCTATGCCTTGCGCTTTGATGAGTGGTCTCGTGCTAATTCCGAATTGCTTGATTTTAAGGAGAAGGCGAGGACAGCTGCTCAAATATTGGATGAGGTTTTGGGTGTTACAGTTACAGTTCCAGTTTGGGTGGAGGAGCAACTGGCTATCGTTGTTAACGATTACAGTCAGCGCCCGGTGACGGAAGTTATTTTTTCGGATTTACGAGAGGAGCTGAAATCTAGAGGACTGGAGGATTTTTTACCGCAAACCATTACAGCTGTGGTGAGTCAAAAATGA
- a CDS encoding HNH endonuclease: protein MIRLARLDCPYPLALENRNYKHSRNKEALLASTHGKCMYCESKVLAVDYGDVEHIRPKAEGKFPHLEFEWSNLGISCARCNGSKSDKFDEAFPYVNPFEEEPSEYLVSVYSFVFAFRGNERGQLTINDLGLNRPELVERRKTHVDNIREVISAVYARENPELRRLALAELIKEAAPDREYSFAVTALLREHGVIDR from the coding sequence ATGATAAGACTTGCTCGTCTGGATTGTCCGTACCCGTTAGCATTAGAAAACCGGAATTATAAGCATTCGAGGAATAAGGAGGCTTTGTTAGCAAGCACGCATGGCAAGTGCATGTATTGTGAAAGTAAAGTGCTTGCAGTTGATTATGGTGATGTAGAACACATTCGCCCAAAGGCTGAAGGTAAGTTTCCGCATTTAGAGTTTGAATGGAGCAATTTAGGTATTTCTTGTGCTCGATGTAATGGCTCTAAGTCTGATAAGTTTGACGAGGCTTTTCCTTATGTTAATCCGTTTGAGGAGGAGCCTTCGGAGTATTTGGTTTCTGTATATAGTTTTGTGTTCGCTTTTCGCGGTAATGAGCGTGGTCAGTTGACAATTAATGATCTGGGGTTGAATCGCCCGGAACTTGTTGAGAGGCGTAAAACTCATGTTGATAACATTCGTGAAGTTATTTCGGCGGTCTATGCTCGTGAAAACCCAGAGTTGCGTAGATTAGCTCTGGCGGAATTGATTAAAGAGGCTGCCCCGGATAGGGAGTATTCCTTTGCTGTAACTGCTTTGCTTCGTGAGCATGGGGTTATTGATCGTTGA